Genomic window (Daucus carota subsp. sativus chromosome 5, DH1 v3.0, whole genome shotgun sequence):
TGAAAATAATATCATGGGTTTCTCACCATTGCTATAATTTATGCAGCTTCTTGGTTGTCATGGACCTCTTGCAAGACGTCAGCCCGGGAGAGCATTTATTGATGCCGTCACTGCCTAGAGAATCATGTCCCATATCGATGTTATGAGAATGAGCCAATTTGCCCATGTTGGATGTCATACATTTGCTGGGAAATTGGATCATATTTGTTTTTCTAGTTTATTGCCTTTTTGGCTAGAATTTGTGTTGAGAACTCTATATAAAAGAGCTAGTATGTTGGAGTTACTATTTACCTGGCTTCTATTGTCTTCATGCTTTTGTTCCTTTAAAATACTAATGGATATGAATTTTGATGCCTTCTATTGCGATGTTGCTACATTTTGCTCTTGAAATGGTCCTGCCCAGCTGCCCTAATGTTCTGTTGTTTTTTCAGCCTACTTGTTTCGAATCATGTTTGCCAATTCATGCTTATTATAATTGGAAGAAAATGATTTTTAGTACACTTTTAACACTAATAAATTAAATGTTTTATCATTTTGTATGTACAAAAGTTAGTATAACTCAAGTTTATGGATTGGGAATTGTTAATAGTACAAgtcatttaaaataaaaaagtcttTAGTTCGGCTTCCTGTTACTCACGTTTTGAAATTCTTGTAATTTTCCTTTTCTAAATtacaatattagtcatatatatttatcaaactattttttaaaaattaatgattttaattgagtatttttttttctcgGCAACTTACATGATTAACTTCTTTTCCCCCCTCATCTAATTCTGCAAAACAGATCTTTCGGCTCTTGCTGTCTTGCACAGTTGCACTGAAGGCTGCCTTTAGCTTCTAAGTTTCTTTTTTCTAGGTTTGTAAGGCCATCCATCTTGGGGATAgtttgatggattttttttctgCTTATACATGGAAAATAGTGCGAACCCACCTCTACACGATTTTTTTTACTCATTCCTCATTATGACATTATTCATAGTCCATAGGCCTGATCCTTCGACTTCCATTTTCGTTTAGAATTTTTTATAGTTCTTGAACAGATTTTTTATTGTATGTTCATTGACTAACCACTCTTTAGTTAGGTTTTGCAACCAAATTTCTCCACTTAAATTAAAAGTTGCTAATGTCCATGAGCACACGTTAGAAAGACCCATTCTTAAAATCAATTCGCAAATTAATACAACTAGCTTGATCCTTCTTTGGTCCTTGACCTCCCATATACGTTTGAAActtgttaaaattataaatcaatctgATCCCAACTTGTAAGCCAAATAGTAGACAAAACATTGACCTCTCATTATTCACAGCCGTCACCTTTTTACTTTCAACAAACAATCATTAATCACACTAGTCATCCTTCTATTCTTCTAATAGTCAGTAACTAAAGAAATTTAAAACAGCTGATTATAATaagaattcaaaatttaagaaaagtgaATCAATGTCcagaaaagtaatgagtaaatgCAACAATTGAAAGTTGAAACCATTCACAGGCTAGGAGATAGCCCGAATATAATCAATTACTCTATGCCTAATTACTGATTGCAGAAAATAATTACtgctatattttgaaaaatcataatAAGTTTGCTCCAGTCCGGAGATATAAACCAATAATAAACTCAACCTTTCAATATTTCAGGCATTTAAGCACAAGATACCATCCACAAACTAAGTAACAAGTAAAATGGGCATTCATgtctaaaaaaatcatattgatGGAGATGTGAGATCTTCAAACATTTTTAATGCAAACAAACCAACCATCATGGCATATTATAGTACAAAAGTTGCAATAAGTGCAGCATCTAGACGTACACTCCCTTTATTTGCATTACAACAGAAAACATAAGAATCTCTAAACGGAAATGGAGAAAGTTCAATTTCATTAGTATATAAAGCACCTCACGTCACACCCAACTTCAGTATCTATGTGACAACTTCTCCTTCTCCTTGTAGTCATTAGCATATCTGCACGACATCAGAAAGCTTAGAACTCAAAACACTTCTAAAGAACAGTTATCCACATATTTCACCAATCTAATTCCAAATATATTGCAATGCCTTTGTTACAATTTTTAAGTAAACAAGCAACATTTACACAATATTAATCTGTTTATACAAGTACCCATTTTCTACGTTGTGAAGATAACCAATTATTTGAGATCCAACAATTAACTGAACATGCCCCTTCTATAAGGAAACCAGAGTTTATAAATCAGTTATTCACACACAAATATTGTTTAAGTGGCGACGTAAGTACTTAACACAGACGTCATTACCGTAATGCCAATCCAATTACATGTTGACATTTGATGAATACGGAGGGCAACTTATTCGTAGTGTACATAGAATTTCATTTGGCAATGATAAAATTAAGATGCGGTGTTCAACATTATTTGCACAAGCCCTATAATGCAACAGTTGTATATATCACGTATGACCCCATCCAGTAAAATACTCTCAACTAAGGGTGGCAAGATTCAACACAAAATAACAATTAAGGTCCAGATATTAGGGTGTGggtaaatttcaattttcagtttgtGACCCAAAAAAATCATGTCATTTTCAAGACCCCCCTACCCTTTCTCATGTACTACAGCAACTCATAGTTCTTATTCTCTAAGTGCATCATATTGTACTAGAGAGTATTGGGGTTGTAAAGCACCGATCATTACGAAAACAATAATCCATATTCATGGGTATCATTCAGGCTGTGTTGGGCCAAATACAAAACTAATGGTGTTCTGCCTCAAATTTCTTAACCAATGAATTTTCCATTCAGGTTTGAGCCAAACCAAAATCAACAACAGTGCAAGAGGCTCCCACAGCTTTAGTACAATACATAAACACACAGATATtggtttatacatttttttttgaagatcaCAATATGGGTGTAAATGCAAaaccacaaatttcaattatatagatagatacatacatacatacatacatacatacatacataggGAGGGAGGggaggaggggggggggggtacaTACATAGGGCGGGCGGGGTGGGGGAGACCTAACTGACTAGGCACCAACATTTACAACAAAAGCAAGCTCCACATAAAGATAATTTTACGAGCCCACATATTAGAATCAAGTAAATGTTACCAGCTAAACAAGTATGCTATGCTGAGAACTGCTGTAAAGAAAAAAGTTGAGACAATGGAGTTCATGTCTCACGTATTATTATGGTGGCTAACATTAATTTCCGACTATAACCATtcacatttaaattttaacatataaCATTTACTTAATGCTCTAAACCTCAGAGTTCAGGCAACCAGGAGCAATCACGAGAACCCATTCTGAGAAATCCCAAGCAAGAAAACTTAATCTTCGCAAAGAGTATAAGATGGAGACAGTAACACATTCAACCAACATATTGTGTGTATGTGCAGAGCAACCCatatatattctatcaaacaGAGCAACATCACTACAGCTTTCTGTCTATCACGCCTTTTAACTGTATTAATGATACTCATTTGATATGATTAAATAGCCGTGGTTCAATGTTGTACCATATGAGAAATAACTTAAACCAGGATTGTTTAGGCAGAATTACATAGGATCGCAAAAATCTTCGTGAAGTAAAAACAAGGTATAGTATAGACTAATCCCAGAAATTACACAatgtattataaatataacaacATACAAGCATACCGCATACTAATAAATACCGCCTACAGTTTTTTATACACAAGTGAATCCAGAAATGAGACTCTCAAATCACAAACCTACTCACCGCAAACTCAATTACAGTATCGAACAAGCACACACAAAACTACTCACTACTCACCGCCAACTCAATTACGGAATCGAACAAGCATACAAGACTAACAAAAATCCGCATTGCAAGACAACAAAacataacaaacaaacaaatagaaACATAGGGGGAAATACATACAAGTAAGTTCCGATGACAGGGACGGCAACGAGAGAGATGCTGACCCAATCACCAAGAGTCCTCTTGTAGATCTTACTGGTGAAATCCTTCCAGAGACCAGGCATCGTCTGCTGCTGATACGGCGACAGTGCGTACACCACCGACTTCACCTTGGCTGATGATCCTCCTCCCACTCCCATCTTGCTCGAACAGATCTCTCGATTTTCTAGGGTTTGCTTTCTGCTTTTGCTCTTAGACTTTTCAGGACCTCAATCTATACGTACAGCTCTCGTGTATAAATGTATAGCTTGGACTGGTTTTGGACCCGATTCTTTTGGGCCTGCCCTGTTATCAGTTTTATGCGGGATATGTAATGTAACGGTTTCAATTTGTTTTTCCTTTTCTATTTTTAGTGCTTTTTCTTGACAGACAATTTAGTAATATATACTATTGTTGTACAATTTACAATGTAGCGATATAAGATTTTATCgtggtaaaaaaatttatataaattcttttaacaTCATAACTTTACTTATTACTTTTCTAATGTTATAGTGTTTTTTCCAaagtacaatttttattataagtAAATTTGGaatcaatttaaaatacaaatgaaataattttGTCTTCTTCATATTCACGTGAGATctagttttataaatattattcaaaaacaattttagtTACATTCAAttacttattatatttttaaatattttcagcaaaattttaaaaagaggTAAATTagacatattattatatataaaatcaaatattaatattattataattagacaTAAAATTTTAGgtaaaataatcaatatttaaaataatgttcacaaatacaaaaatatgatatatattataaaattatttaacattcaaatgaattatatatatttaattgaatcgAATTCGagtcaaatttattaattttaaaataagttaatgCAATTTATCTCTGACCTATCTAATTCGAATCGAGTTCAACTTATCAAATATGCTGAGACAAGCAGATGAGGTTGGGAAaaaattcatacataatttaataaacatgGAACAATTTCTGTTCGATTCAATTCGACAGATTTCCGATATAAATTATCACCAAAAagtaatcataaaaaaaatgaaacgcAGAATATGAAGACGGACATCTCATACAAAAGGTGTAATTCATAATTTCTCGcgcataatatttcaataaacaAAACATGAAGAACAAGCAGCAAAATACGTTTAGAGTTTTTTGCGTGTGCATTATT
Coding sequences:
- the LOC108220451 gene encoding cytochrome b-c1 complex subunit 8-2, mitochondrial yields the protein MGVGGGSSAKVKSVVYALSPYQQQTMPGLWKDFTSKIYKRTLGDWVSISLVAVPVIGTYLYANDYKEKEKLSHRY